In Nicotiana tabacum cultivar K326 chromosome 10, ASM71507v2, whole genome shotgun sequence, the DNA window TAATTTCCCAAACTTGGCAGATTCTACCATTGGACCTCTAGAGTTCAGAAGGTACACTATAATAATTAATGAATACAATAAATGAGTCGTGGAATACCTATTAGTCCAAGtctttaaaaaagaataaaaaaactattttaataaCAAGATACCCTTTAGCTACAGTAACTGACTTGTCATTTTTCTAAATCTAAAAGAAGAAGTTTCAAATGTTATGGGTTTCAATTTGCTTTTCTATGAAGTAGAAGCAGATGCATGTGCGCCTTTTCTTTTTTAACCTTTTTTCCAATGATATGCATGTGCACTTGTTACCGACTACTAATAGTACATCTCCCTTTGTGGAATTAAAGAGAAAATGTAGCTTTGGAAAAGTCCCAAAGGCAGACAAATTAAGACCAGTTAATTAGGAGTATTTGTCATACGCTAAGGCCATCGAATCCACACTGCTTGTAGGTGAGAGCCTGTTTCCTTGGGCTGATCACTATTGCGCAATCCACGGATACCTGCTCCAGCAACCATTCTCAGTTACGTTATGTTTCTGATTCACTCATCTATTGTTCAATTAAAGGATTAATATACTAATAATACCAACATAagattcatttttttttgaagtGAAGGTAACTCGTGATCGTGAAGAGCTGAAAATAGTTCAGATCGGGAGTTTTAGGGAAGATTAAAACAAGCATTACTGAAGTGCCACAAGATGTAATCATTAATTCGGCAGAAAACATTCTCGATTCGTCAATATCATTAAAAATACGATGAAATCGCTTCACGAGTGATGCCATGATCATATCCTATTTCAAATGTTTCTACTTGTTTGAAGCATGCACTAAATAGGGAAAGCACCATCACTTGCATTCAATGATATCTCAATAATTAAGCTGTGCAAAAGCTGAATAACATGAACCTTGATTTAGGAAGACAAACAGTTCAAGAAAGTGGGAGAGAAAGTGTCAGCCTCTCAAAAAGTCAGCAAAGAGAACAGGGAAATGTTGGAAACGGATAGCTAGTAATAATTTGGTTATAAATGAAACAAAGGAGACAGCTTTTTAATGATGACATATACTGTAAGTTGTTTGTTTCTTGAATTGATATTGCAAGCTGATTAAAGGATACAATTATAGCTCAACAAGCAACAAATTGATTTTCACTTAAGCTCCTTAAAAAAGTGCATGGAAACATGATATAACTAAGGATCGGAGCACTATTACCAGCAATTATGCTTGACCATGGTCCAAGACGTAAGTTATCAAGTAACTACTAAAAACTAGTGTCAAAACTAAATAATAGACAAACTTTTTCTCTCCGAGGATTAGTGGCGCACGGTTCAAAATTCAGGAAAATGGCCCAACCCTTTGCACTTCTTCACTTAATTATCAAATTTTTCTTTGCACGGTAGAATGCGAACCAGTGACGTGTACCTAACCCACACATCATAACGCGCCATGGTCCTACCACTATATCAAAAGCCACTAAGTTTTGGAGCACTATTCAACAAGAAAGTCCCTTTCAATAAAGATCCAATAGCAGGAGTTGTAAGCAGTGCACACCACAAACACAGTACTAGGAGAAAATTTTAGTGCCGTTCAGAGAGTAAATAGTTTGTTGGGTCATGCGTAGTGGGGAATCCAGAAAACTACGGCAAACCAGCTcaaaaaaatttcagaaatggCAGAGTACTGTATAGCTAGACAACAAACTACTAGACATGATAGGCAATGTGGGTGGCTCCCATTCCTTCAAATTATTGGTTCTTGTTGAAACTTAGAAAGCTAAAGGAGAAAAACATTCCTACACTCATGGAATCATTCATCCAAATCCCCACTCTTTAATTATTAGATTCTCAGTTTCCCCTTCTTTTTTGAGTCCTTTTTCCCACTTTTGCTTCCCCTACTTTTGGACCTAACCAAATCCAGAAGAAACCAGATTGGCTTTTGGTAAATAACACCCTTTTCCTACTACTTTAAGGACGGACCAACAATATACCATGTTGGCTTTGGCAAATGTAGAATTCATTTCCTACTACTTTAAGGGCGATTGGTTCACTATATTGGTTTCTGGCCTCTGGGTGCCTAAATTTGCATTTATAGTGTATTAAAAAAAGGGTAGTTCGGTGCACAAGGCATCCTGCGTTCACGCGGGGTCCGGGAAAGCACTTGAATCCACGTCTTGAACCCGTGACTTATAGGTCACACGAAGACAACTTGACCATTTTTCCAAGGCTCCCTCCTATAGTGTATGCAATAATAGCAATTATATACCATCTTTTATAAATTATCAATCCACATTAATAAAATGTGGCTACTTGTAATTTGTAAATATTCCTTAAGTAGCACAATAGCCTAATTCTTGTTAAAAGTATTGGTGTATAAAAAGTTCAATATATTACCTAAAATATATTTAGTAAAGGATTTAATTTCTTATATAAGGTAAttgtttatataatttttatgatGAGTTTCtaatctttatttttatcttctaATAATGTGAGTAGGCAACctacaaaaataagaaaatggTAAGAATTAATCATAAATTAACTAATTTTACGCGAATGATACTTACAACAAACTTGCTCTTTTAATTAGCACGAGCAATGTAACCAAGCTCCCATGGACAAAGCATTAAACTACACTAACATTATTATTATATAACTTGAATTGGTCCCTAAATTCTTAAAGCTAAGCTAGTAGCACCAAACGTACACGTCAGCACCGATCCCCAATTCTTGTCTCTCTCGCGTGTGTGCGCGTGAGAGAGAGACGAAGCTGATATTCTACACTGCAAATGCAGCGTTTCTAGAGCACAAAATGTACTAAAAGTCTAGACAGAGAAAATGCAGAAAGACCAAAAAAACAGGGCAATCTTAGAGAGAGAAATTAAAACGGTGAAGCAAAGAGCTAACCTGTACACCGGGTGAAGTAAGCCCAAGGATCCGAATCTTAGCTCCGACATCACCCAAAATCCGAAGCTCGACCCGGTCATTCAACGCCGCATCACGGATCAAATCAGCTGCATCGGCCTGGAGCAAGTTGACCCGATCCACGGCGATCGTAGTTTCGACCCGCCGAACACTGTGAGCGGGCTGGTAAAACCCGGGAACGATTCCCCGACCGAGTGGAATCCCGCGGTACATGACAGTAAACCTGGACTCGTCGTACTTGATTCCCACCTTATTATCATTGACAGCGGTGAAGACCATGTGGATATTGAGAGAAACAGAGGCAGATGACGCTGCAGCAGCAATGACGGAGTTGGGAGTGATGCCCACGTACTGAACACCCACTTGTTGAAGGTCGAATTGGGGTTTCTTGGGCTTCAAGGCGAGGACGATAACTAGTATGACGGCGAGTATTAGTAGAAGCAAAAAGGAGAAAAGTAGGAATAGACAACAACAGCAGCCTCTGAAAGAAGCTTTCGAAGATGATGAAGAAGGGGGTGGGTAGTAATGAGGGTGACTTTGAAGTGGTACTGGATCATGTGAGTTATGGTTGCTGCCATTGACGGTCTGATGAGTCATATTTTTTCTGCGCCAAGCAGTTGCAGGAGGAGTAATTGGTAAAGGAtcttctctcctctctctctattGCTTTGTTACTACTATTGTTCTCGACTTTGCTTTGCTttaggagagagagagaggagaaggCTGAGATAGAGACAGTGTGTAGTGTAGGTGAAAAGTGTGTATAGACTGTAGAGTGACTTTTGCGTATGTGGTTTGCTTGGAATTTTAAAAAGATGGCTTCAAAGTGGGGTAAACTTTGACATGGCATTATTGCCattgttgtgtttttctttcaTTTGCCTTTTAACACTTCCACTGCTACTAATAGCATAGGCTCAGCTAATAATAGTATTAAGTTCTTAAAATTTTGTAGTTATGATCATCCCACAATCTATGAATACAAATGATTTTGTGCCATAAAAATTAGCAAAATACATTCTTTACCCATCGATCTTGTTTACGGGTCTCTTTTAACACACATATTAAATACGGGAATAATATTATACACCACAATTTTTAAAAGTGTATATTACACACCACTTCGGTGTTTGATCACATATGCTATTAAATTCGTGAGTGGTATACGAACATAGTTAGTATGTTTAGACGGGATTCttaagggctcgggtgagtttcggatgactTCAGATCATTTTGGGCCATTTTGAGATTGTTGGTTTTTGCAGGTGTCAGGTGGTCATCGCGTTTCACTACTAGAAAATGGCTAATTTCCGATCGTCAATGTTATCAAGAAAGCCAGACctcattttaataaatttttgcgACCGAATCGgccgcaatttttttttttaaaaaaaatatttttccgacCGAATCGGTCGCTAATGCCTTCGCGGTATTTTTCGTCAAATTTTGCGATGGATATAGACGGAATATCTGccataattattattaaaaattgaaaaatatatttttatgccATTTCTGACCGATTCCGTCGAAAATTTCCGATTACTTATTTTCGGTAGGAATATTTCATTCGGAAATAGGCCATTTTTTAGTAGTGTTCGCGAGAATTGTTTTGCGTTCACAAAGAAAAGAATGGGCTGGATTATTTTGTTCTAGGCGTTCGCGAGGGAAGGTACGTGAACACGAAGGGGAATGGTTTTGGCTTATGCGAACACAAAAGATGTCCCGCAAACACGGAGAAGGTTTTGGCTGGGGCAGGTTTCATTCTCCGCGAACACGGTGGGTTTTCTGCGAACACGAAGGAGATATTGATCGCGATCAGAATTTGTGAGTCGTGAGCGTGATGGTCCGGTCATGTTCGCGAAGGAGGTTTCATCGACAATATAAATAGTTGGTTTTCGGGATTTTtagttcattttttattttttgagatcTAGACTTCGGTTAGAGACGatttttgaggagattttcaccCCATGATTGATGATAAGtaattcttacttggttttgattatatATCTTGATTCCTCATGGTTATTCTACACCTAAAATAAGGAAGCCCACAACTTAGAGAGTATATTTTGAGATTTAGAAtatcgatttggactcgaatttgaaaTCTAACCACATATTTGGACATGATAGGTTATGGATCATCAGGATTTGGTATTGGTTTTAGATTTCTGGTACGCGAGCctggattgacttttgttgattttggtaAAAAAATTTCAAAGATCGAAGCTTATTGATTGAGATTGCTTATTATAGCATTGATGACTTTCTTGGATGatgtttggttagatttgaatCGGTTGGAGGTGATTTCTAAAGGAAAAGCAATTTTGGAGCTTTAGACCAGCTGgataaggtaagtgtcttgcctaactgtGGTTGAGAATTTTTTTACTAATAAATGACATTGTTTGATACATGCGTGGGTGATGTATATGCGAAGTGAtgagcgtatatgcatgtgccatGGTTATTCATGTTCGAGATAGATTCTCGACTATTTTGTGCCTTATTTAGTTATGTGTTCTACTTGTTCTATGTTTTATTCTATTGTTTGACTATGCGAGCATAACAAATTATGCTAGAGATAATGTTCAGGCTAATGACACCTTTTATTTTGGGACATGATGAGCCATTCTTAAGATTGATAATATACTTGATTTGGGCATAGTTGCACATTATTTTATGAGCACACATTCAAACATGTTATTCTTGTGATTTGCCTTAAACTGTTATATGACTGCTTGAATTCCCTTATTTATGTTAGAGCTCATGTTTAAGCCTTTGATACTTAATTGAACATAATGATTATTTGGAGGATGTAATCCATGTTGGAGTTGTACTCATACGTCACATGCATATGGTCCCTGATATGGACCAAAATTGGGCATGTGAGTTATTCGTGCAATTGGAATGATTATGACACGAGGTTTGTACCGTGCGATTATTGTGAAATTGTGATTTCTatggcatgaggtttctgccatgcgatTATTGTGCTATTTACATTGTTAtagcatgaggtttctgccgtgtagTGCAAGAGGTTTCTAtcgtgcagcgtgtggatatggatccatccctctAGAGTcgtcctctcatgtttctctcttgatggcggATATGCAGGTTGTGAGAAATCGATGGATTTCTGGTTGATTGTGTTATGGAATCTGACATGATGAATGTTGAGCATAAAGGTGAAAACTTTGACCATTCAAGTGAATTCTTTGTGCGTATTCATGCATTTTACATACATATCTTCTATATGTGCTAGTTGATGCATTATACATACACATTTGACTTACTCGTTAGTTGTTGGACACCTGAAGAGTATCAAATTGATGGAAAAAGGTGAGTAATATCATACAACGATATGTTGAACTCATGTCGAAACATTCATATAAATGCTCTTTGGAAATTTTTGAGAAAAGGCACCTTTATCAGGCATAGTCCCTGATGATCATGCATAAGTATTTGAAGTATAAGGTTATTTGATGCAAATTGTGTAGATATGCGTATTGGGTGCAATTGTACATATTTTAATCTAGTTATTTAAAAGGCATGCTAATTACCTTATTCCCGAATCTCACATATTATTGTTGACATCCAATGTTATTTTGTTGTTCCTTGGATATTTCTCTGTTATTATATATGCTTTTGAGCTGCACGGGTTATGTATAGTGAATATCTTTGACATAAAACTCTATCATTACTTCTGTAAAGTTAGTCAAAATACTTACTAAAATACATGAGATATgttgtactcacactatactTCTGCTCCTTGCGTGCATATTCTGGAGTTGGGCTAATGTGGATGACGAATGCTAGTattgatgtaatgacccgaccggttattttgagaatttaaggtctcgttcggcggcataaggtcttGAGCAACTTTGTGCGTGGTCGAGtttagttaccggatgattcagagccaatttggaagaaggattctagttttgggagcttaagcggtaagagttgaccgaaatttgacttttgtgtaaacgactacGGAATGAggtttggatggttccgacagcttcgtatggtgattttgtacttagacgcatgtccgaatttggatttggaggtctgtagggtaatttgaagcatttcggcgaaagttggaaaagttgaagtttggaaggttgagaggtttgaccaagagttgactttggtaatatcggggtcggaatgcgattccgagagttggaacatctctgttatgtcatttgggacttgcttgcaaaatttgacatcattccgggttggtttgataggtttcgatgcgagttttagaagttgaaagattgaaagttcataagttcaacTCATGGTGAGATTcgtagttttgacgttgtttgatgtgatttgaggcctcgagcaagtccgtgctaggttatggaacttgttggtgtgcttggacggggtcccaggggccccGAGTGTGTTTCGGACGAGTTGCAGATGATTTTCATAGTTGTGAATAgtctgagttctggtgtaatcgcacctgcagaccCTGGGCGGAGGTGggatggtcgcaggtgcgaagatgaGGACGCATGCGCGTGAAGGGCTGAGCTTGGCAgtcttcgcagatgcggaaaattgGTGCGCATCTGCAGCTCCGTAGAAGCGGATTCTTGGGCATAGAGGCGAGCTTGAGCGCATATGCGGTTTGGGCATGTGCACTTGCAGTTggatgtccgcaggtgcgagacggAAGCTGGTCAGTGGTCTTCGCATGTACGGTTCTTTTGTCATAGAAGCGACACCGCAGAAGTGGCTAATtatgtcgcaggtgcggtcatacctgggcagagagtttatatTCGAGGGTTTCGCCATTTTctccatattttgagttttagacctCGGTTTTAGGAGatttttcgtgggtttttcaagccaATCattaagtgttcttcacctataatttattatattccataattctatttttaatttcatcttataatttgtgttttgagttgaggaaaaatgagaattttttaagaaaactttcaaaatgtaaaatgatgatttgaggggcgaaatggtatcagaatttgataattttagtatggttgaactcgtatcggaattgGTGTTCGAGTTTTCTGAAATTTATctggttccgaggtgcgggctagGGGGTCGACTTTTCggttgatttttagtttttgataaagattgaagctttattatccggaatagtttttatgagttttatttatgttttgaagttattttggctagatttgagccgtccggaggttatttcacccgagaagttcattttagaatATCGGTCTGTctgctttgaggtaagtatcttgcttaacttcGTGTGGGGAAACTATCcctaggatttgagtcttctatgctaattgtatcATGTAAagtccgtgtacgcaaggtgacgagtacgtgctcgggcttattttgtggaaagttGACCTTTTAGGGCTCTCAGGTCTTTATATTCactagatatgaagttgtttcacTATGATTTAATTctctatttactagtttcacctctacatgctttaattggaattaattgcttcatgatccattttttttgcctatttgactcttatatgatttaactgaagttgttacctcttctattgtcatgctatcccTTCCTAGTCGCTTCCCCTTAATTAAAAGTATAATTATCTGTCCTGTAATTGTTCATCcctaattgaggttatgattatcctTCTGTTGCTTActcttaattgaatttgttgtatctctttcgtaattggtcaaccttaaaagaagtttagatatcctatattttagttgacttatccttatttggagtTATTGACTCGTGTTATCTCCCTTGTTGTTGAACTGTACCTTGTGGGAtcgttgttacatattatttcttccttgttgagctattctcaTTATGACTAGTATTCTCTATTATGTTTATTCCTTGTGAACTAGTTCTACCATTTCTTTATGATCGAAAGCTCTTGAATTGATTTATTTGCCATACTGTTGtgttattatcattgttgttgttgtactcagtgttgtgatgcatgaggtttcttccgtgcggttattattgtgatgcacgaggtttttgccgtgcggttgtggttattttgcacgaggtttctgccatgcagttgttactattgatatgtgcacatgcggtgtgacaaggcgggctatatatatgtgggttacgcatgtggcgagacagggtgggaatattattatgcatgtGTGACGAGATAAGGtgagcatttactttattattgcacacgtggcgagacaaggtgggctatgtcagggattgatttgtgatgacttgtgatggcctgtgggcattcttgttgttgattttcGTGTAGTAGCATACATACCTATGTGAGTTTTATCTTATGAAAAATTATGGGAAAATATTCTTACGTGTTGTCCCTTTTATctatacttactagctggcatgaactatgttagaacatttacacaagcatacacgtagttaatcACTCCTATCAGTTTAAGAAGATGGATTCTAATATTGTTGAGTATTGATGCACACCctcgtttacttgccttctatgcgAAAATGGTTCTATTGGCACATGCTCTGTTCGTGTGGCTGCTAGTTGAAATAAAGGCACACGATTCCAAGTGTTTAGGGTTTTTAAAGTGGGACCCTTGACTTGTGGATATtctgaggtttggtacctcgtgatGATTATTCGATAAAATCTAATGTGAAAGTGGTTAGCCTAGCTGCTACCTGTTTTCTTTTAATTGTGACCACCAGATTTAGTTTGTGTTCAGCTTACTCTATTGTATTATTACTTGTTGTGTTCTGCTGCTAATTTTTGTTTCTATTTTCTTATTGCAAGTACCTTTTCATCGTCGTCATTATGCGTAGTTTATAAAGATATCGTGTTCTGTTAGTACtacacttatacttgttcaggttatctagtccagtaggtgtcttgactgtccctcgttactactccactgaggttagtattgatacttactgggtactgctgtggtgtattcatactacgcttctgcataattttttgtgcaaatccaggtattcAATCGTTAGCTAGATGTGCGGATTTTTGCTGTGGAGACttaaggtaaacctgctgctgcgttcgcaagCTTCAGagttaccttctagttttgtattTGCACTGTTTATCCTTATTTCAgaatagttgtatttagaggtttGTAGCAAAAATTCTATAgagtttatgacttgtactaccggttttgggattgtaaacTTTATATCAAGATTTCTTGTTCGCATTTGTCAAtcgttatttattattgttgttatttcggtaaatgttaggcttacctagtccctaagactaggtgtcatcacgacttccTACGAAGGGagatttaggtcgtgacaattgAATATGTACCAATGTTCCATATATAAACTACCACTTTGTGCATAGTAGTTTAGTGTTTATGTATCTTCTAAATAGATGATGTAATCCATCTCTGTATCGGtatattattcttatttttagtCGTTCATGACTTGCACTACTAGTTCTTGGGATAGTTGTAGTGATTTCCGCATTCTTGTATTAGTATTTGATGATTCCTGGTTTAGATTGTATATatgttggttggcttgcctagcagattgaggttaggtgtcatcatgacttgATGGGTTTTTGCGTTGCGACAATTATATTTACATAGGTaatcaaaaaatagaaaatgtccaTTGAAAAATGATagggataatacataattatcccaTTGATGTTGGGGCAAATTACCTAATGCACCTTTTAATTTTGCGAGGGGCCTATGACCCTCTTATAATCGTTTTAAATGGTGTAATTACCCCCTTTTCTGACAAGCTCCATTTCACAAAATATACgtgaacacacacacacatcaatcATGTGACGCCACgtcaattttattttaatttttctttttttttctatggGATAATGCATAAAATCCACCCCATCCTATGACCCATTTACCAACTACACACCTTTTCTTTTCGGGGGTCCTATTACCCCCTGAACTTATTTTTACCATAATTGATTTAACATTATATGCTCAATTAAACCCAACCCCCATCTATAAGATTATTGTGTATACACGCGCTAATGGGTCCCACTCAATTCCCTCTCATTTTATCAGATCCCTTTTATTCTAAACTAAATTAAACTCATTCATTAATTAAACCCTACCCTATTTTATTATTTCCTTTCATACTCTCCCATTTTCGACGGGCAGTCCAAACCAAATTCTTAATCTCCCTCTTCGATTCCTTCCATAAAATCACTCCAATCATAATCACTCCAGTAGCAACGCCACTTTCTTTTTCCTCTATGAATACTAGTAGCTTCTTCCATCAAATTTTAAGACACAAGCTCTCCACAGTGTTGTACAGCCACTCAGGGATTTAAAATCTGACTGGGGTGTTGATTTAgccaaaaatcttgaaaaatatttgcACAAATTTGCTCTggacagaaaaagaaagaagcagCCGCAGCTAAACCTCCCTCTCCTCCTTCCGTTTTTACAACCCTTTTTCCTCATAAAAGCAGTTTCTATTGAGATCGAGTTCAGTTAAAGCTCCGTTCGTTGGTTGCTAGTTCCATTCGAGTTGTCGGCGAGGTTCTGGCACCGCTGCATTTTCTGAGAGTAAAATTATTTGCTCAAATTCAAAAGCCTTAatgtttcttcttcaattttccgCCCCTTCTTCCATGAGAATGTAAAAATAAAGTGGTTTATTGGATATGTCGTTTGGGACCCTTTTTTATGACTTATTTGGCATACACGTGGCAATTGAATCACAGATGGACCTTTTAAAATTAGTCCTCACGCGCTTGGAAGAGGTGTAGTCACAGTAGGGTTTAATTGAGCATATAATGTTACATCAATTATGGTAAAAATAAGTTCAGGAGGGTAATAGGACCCCCGAAAAGAAAAAGTGTATACTTGGTAAATGGGTCATAAGATGGGGTGGATTTTATGCATTGTCCCTTTTTCTATTTTgtgatttctcctttttctttttctctatcGGCGATTACTTTTTCACTACCAACATCTCTTTCTCTATAGCCGCCACCATCATTGCCAAAGCTACCATCTTCATTGTAGCCACCATCAAACACCATTAAATTCCCATCAGATTAGAATttaaaaagtaaaatcatcataaAACTAAACTAAATCAAATTCTGAAGATTCGAATTGCCACCAAAAGCACCActacaaaatccaaaaattcaaaaccaCCATTACCGCTATTGTTCCGTCATTTTCCAATGACCTTTTCCAAAGCCCAGTATCCTCAAAACCCCTTAAGCATGTGAAAACGAAAATAATTGTTCTTCTTCCTTTGCTTctttatatatttgtatttattaAACCTTTATTTATAAGCTTTCATTCTAGATCTCCAAGTATTTGGTAATGGAAGTCCAGAAACAGGCCATGAAAGTTGCCAAGAAGTTGAAGGCCTAGAAAATTTGTGTATATTCCAAGGACGATAATTGATTTGGTGACTCCAATCTCATCGATAAATTCGTGTGACCAAAAGAAATCCAAATAATTCTTGAAGCAAAGACAGAGAGCAAACAAGACAAAATTAACaagttaaaaaaaagaaaagaaaaggggaggAATTTGGTGGAAGTTGCATAGAGATGTATGAAAATAGTTAAATGGGTATGGAGTAATagggaaaagaaacaaaagagagagaaaacgaaaaaaaaaagaaaaagaaaaaaaagtcatttTGGAGCTTTTTATGGGCATGCATCAAGTACATTACACAACAAGTGCCACGTAAGTTCCAAATAAGGTAATAATTCCACTAAAAATAAGGTGATCATAGGTCACCCGCAAAATTAAAGGGTGCATTAGGTAATGTGCTACAACCTCAATGAGGTAATTATGCATTATCACAAAAAGATAGTGAAAATACTTACAACTCAAATTACTAGTACAACTCAAATTTTTAACAGTAGAACTTGAACTCTGCTCTTTTAAATTATCTTTCAGGGAAAATTTAAATACTTTGGTCTTTTGAGTATTGCTAAAGGTTgagatgtttttatttttttaaagtttaaaccataatttttggAACACTTTAATTTCGTTTATTTAGAGGGCCAGCACCCAGCAGCGACTTGATCTGCAAGGGGTGTACTGAGGGATGTATTTAGAGTTCATAAGAATTTAGTCGTATTTATTATATTAAGCATGAATATATATctaaaaaatgattaaaattttaataaatattaaaatctGAACTCATAATTGTACAAGTGACCAATATATTAGATGTCGAGAACATAAAGATTGAAATTATTAAATTGAAAATCGATATCGACCGTGAGATATAACAAGGTGGAGATAGAAACCAATATAAAGAGGTGGCACACATACGAGGAAGGGGGCAAGGTTTGATAAGCATGTGGTTCATTAGAACGAAAAGCTAAAAAGATGGAGAGCTAATTTTTAGAGGATTTCTTTCAATTTGGAGGCTAATAAAGTGGCCAGAGAACAAATTAAATATTCAAAGGATTACTTTTTATTTGACAATGTGATGCCTTGTAATCAAATAATACTGTATTATTTTTATAGAGGGGTTCGGTGAGCAAGGAAACGATGAAGTTTCTCCGCAAAAAGCACCTCACACCTAATATCTC includes these proteins:
- the LOC107803517 gene encoding NDR1/HIN1-like protein 13 yields the protein MTHQTVNGSNHNSHDPVPLQSHPHYYPPPSSSSSKASFRGCCCCLFLLFSFLLLLILAVILVIVLALKPKKPQFDLQQVGVQYVGITPNSVIAAAASSASVSLNIHMVFTAVNDNKVGIKYDESRFTVMYRGIPLGRGIVPGFYQPAHSVRRVETTIAVDRVNLLQADAADLIRDAALNDRVELRILGDVGAKIRILGLTSPGVQVSVDCAIVISPRKQALTYKQCGFDGLSV